Proteins encoded within one genomic window of Besnoitia besnoiti strain Bb-Ger1 chromosome II, whole genome shotgun sequence:
- a CDS encoding hypothetical protein (encoded by transcript BESB_035180) has translation MEAGEVLVLAHTDFIPCSASFASDMLFSASARARPARILDPRSVSEKTPCESRGTTCTGAPHSVPSVQGDAADAPRLTCATTSPASSSSFSSEGMSASGAASKRAPAGRGRPRGGGGDEEETVSLDASGGAAGRGGSARRRDGEKEAEPRGGRAGLREEEAEKRTSKNSAAVGKSQRSHETLRSSPQGHGTVLDSKKRKDRKAGGEAGVEASSAAAGESSPRASGNTGAAVRRTSPSSLSRTITTRGTPSAASLITEGDARVRSSSVVDLSACASQADAAAASQGAAAKGETRGRPKKGKKDVPAKRCAGPDREEKKGAGGGAEKGQGGDALAAEASTASSPSPAPVAASSRKEKKKEEEENKIPAHEASQSEPREGVEQVKGDGDAGEKRGKEKQNKPKKKAKKEAAPVTTGRARKGDKPKPDEKEKGEPAARDKAVCVPGDEREREKERKLKEKKSAQAASSATLEGEPQAEKKKKKKDLSGLPASAAAQSKSKASGADKPPATSRETKVRTSEAKVCAARSVSSSLHSTGASLPPSRSSCSLPASSSSNSLAAARHEESALACNLAVSPCVPSRRSEPHATVSLPSALGSIRFGGMPSALSVSTCFLLQTLLQRREAARNLRVLERGSAFSASCACADAEKARSKNGVLASPDEAQTTAVGPVVGDPARADAGPTDADAQRSAGPPEGRDAKAAVAAEAQSHTGAAGGALETKADLQREKGSKTLVFSRKDGTLESFFSLLGSASSTSTPPPVTRAASSSSTACLSSSSSFSSSSLSSTSASPPSRQQPQEDQGGGLRARAKAAANDAAVSPTSLLVGLLTRPSARRGAGTRPGGEEPGDARLQGRGAEGETESAAGPLLSLLLSSPHSRGGPRAEPAEPRACGVDGQERADFSLLPARLDRTPSADAAAGALAGSSSARALLHHAARPMPAGAAPDLKEPSARLQPALAPPAVPPPNASSLRSHHTIAGLQVPPPATLGLPLGRTKSAPAPAAHAAVAPLVPTPASAYPAAGSLLPRLVLVEAGGDSRAEVLDRLLRAKAVASPSSSSRSSSVFVLGERERCERRLGAGAAKAGGKPEARNASKEKRRRAGVRRSTSVEAVGEAQARERLSKKKEGKAEKPVPRDVLATKAGAREFAAPSFMAIPFPHEVPPPPFLRM, from the exons ATGGAGGCGGGCGAAGTGCTGGTGCTCGCTCACACGGACTTCATACCTTGctccgcttccttcgcgtctgacatgctcttctccgcgtccgcccgGGCACGGCCGGCCAGAATTCTTGACCCGCGGAGCGTGTCGGAGAAAACGCCttgcgagagccgcggaacAACCTGCACAGGCGCTCCACACTCTGTTCCAAGCGTGcaaggcgacgctgccgacgcgccgcgcctgacTTGCGCGACTACCTCTccggcttcctcgtcttctttctcgtctgAGGGAATGtcggcgtctggcgcggccTCCAAACGGGCGCCAgctggccgcggccgcccccgaggaggaggaggcgacgaagaggagacagtGTCTCTCgacgcctccggcggcgcggctgggcgtgggggctcggcgcgccgccgcgatggagagaaggaggccgagcctcgcggaggccgagcTGGActgagagaggaggaagctgagAAGAGAACCTCCAAAAACTCCGCGGCAGTGGGGAAGTCTCAGCGAAGTCATGAGACTCTCAGGAGCTCGCCGCAGGGACATGGGACAGTTCTCGACAGCAAAAAAAG AAAGGACAGGaaagccggcggcgaggccggcgtagaggcctcgtctgctgctgcaggcgagagcaGCCCCCGAGCATCTGGTAACACGGGCGCCGCAGTTCGTCGGACTTCGCcatcgtctctctcgcggacGATAACAACGCGAGGCAcgccctccgctgcgtctctcatCACAGAAGGAGACGCACGTGTGCGTTCCTCCTCGGTCGTCGATCTttccgcatgcgcgtcgcaggctgacgcggctgcagcctctcagggggctgccgcgaagggggagacgcgaggaagacCGAAGAAAGGCAAGAAAGACGTGCCGGCGAAGCGATGCGCGGGCccagacagagaagaaaagaagggcgcgggcggaggagcggagaagggtcagggcggagacgccctggcagcggaggcctcaaccgcgtcttcgccgtcgcccgcaccggtcgccgcgtcctctaggaaggagaagaagaaggaagaagaggagaacaAAATCCCGGCGCATGAGGCGTCTCAAAGCGAGCCCCGAGAAGGTGTAGAGCAAGTGAAGGGAGATGGGGACGCGGGGGAGAAACGCGGGAAGGAGAAGCAAAACAAGCCAAAGAAAAAGGCAAAGAAGGAAGCCGCGCCAGTGACCACCGGCCGGGCGCGAAAAGGCGATAAGCCGAAACCCgacgaaaaagaaaaaggtGAACCTGCGGCGAGAGACAAGGCTGTGTGCGTGCCGGGagacgagagggagagggagaaggagaggaagctgaaggagaagaaaagcgcccaggcggcgtcctcggcaACCTTGGAAGGCGAGCCacaagcggagaagaagaaaaagaagaaagatcTCTCGGGTCTgcctgcttcagctgcagcTCAGTCCAAATCTAAGGCCTCTGGAGCCGACAAACCGCCAGCGACTTCGCGCGAGACAAAAGTTCGAACGAGTGAGGCGAAAGTGTGCGCGGCCCGCTCggtttcgtcttctctgcacTCCACGGGTGCGTCGTTGCCTCCTTCGAGGTCATCGTGCTCCCTTCCCGCGTCGTCATCGTCGAACTCTCTTGCGGCAGCGCGacacgaggagagcgcgctGGCGTGCAACCTCGCCGTGTCGCCCTGTgtgccctcgcggcgcagcgagcccCACGCGACCGTGTCCCTGCCCTCTGCGTTGGGCTCCATTCGCTTCGGCGGCATGCCGAGTGCGCTCAGCGTCTCCACGTGCTTCCTGCTCCAGACgctgcttcagcgccgcgaagccgcgcggaaCTTGAGGGTCCTCGAGAGGGGATCTGCTTTCTCCGCATCTTGTGCCTGCGCCGATGCGGAGAAGGCACGCAGCAAGAACGGCGTCTTGGCGTCTCCGGATGAAGCCCAAACGACCGCCGTAGGGCCTGTCGTTGGGGacccggcgcgcgcggacgcgggcccgacagacgccgacgcccagCGAAGCGCAGGGCCGCCGGAAGGCCGGGATGCGAAAGCCGCGgtagcggcggaggcgcagagccacaccggagctgctggcggcgctttGGAGACGAAAGCAGACCTCCAGAGGGAGAAGGGGAGCAAGACGTTGGTTTTTTCTCGGAAAGACGGTACCCTGgagtctttcttctctctcctcggtTCGGCGTCTTCTACCTCGACTCCCCCTCCTGTGACTCGCGCCGCTTCATCGTCTTCTACTGCCTGTCTGTCTTCatcgtcttcgttttcttcctcctctctatCGTCGacttctgcttcgccgccctccaggcAGCAGCCACAGGAGGACCAGGGCGGAGGCCTCcgggcgcgagcgaaggcggccgcAAACGACGCCGCCGTATCTCCAACTAGCTTGCTGGTTGGGCTCCTGACGCGGCCctcggcgcgacgcggcgccggcacgaggccgggaggcgaggagccTGGTGACGCTCGCCTCCAGGGGCGCGGGGCTGAAGGCGAGACGGAGTCGGCGGCAGGGCCTCTCctgtcgcttcttctttcttcgcccCATTCCAGAGGggggccgcgcgcagagccggcggagccgcgtGCCTGCGGAGTCGATGGACAAGAAAGAGCCGACTTCTCGCTtctccccgcgcgcctcgacagAACCCCAAgcgccgacgcagccgcgggggCGCTCGCGGGGAGCTCCTCCGCACGTGCCTTGCTCCATCACGCTGCTCGCCCGatgcccgcgggcgccgcaccGGACCTGAAGGagccctctgcgcgtctgcagcccgctctcgcgccgccggctgtgCCGCCGCCCAACGCCTCGTCTTTGCGGTCGCACCACACCATCGCAGGCCTCCAGgttccgccgccggcgacgctcgGGCTACCTCTGGGGCGAACCAAGTCCGCGCCGGcccccgcggcgcatgcggcggtcgcgccgctggTCCCGACGCCAGCCAGCGCGTACCCGGCCGCTGGCAgtctccttccgcggctCGTTCTCGTCGAGGCCGGGGGGGACAGCCGAGCGGAGGTGCTGGATCGGCTGCTCCGTGCGaaggccgtcgcctcgccgtcgtcctcgtcgcgttCCTCCTCGGTGTTTGTTTTGGGCGAGCGCGAAAGGTGCGAGCGGCGCTtgggcgctggcgcggcgaaggccggaGGGAAGCCCGAGGCCCGCAACGCGAGcaaagagaagaggcgccgcgccggggtGCGAAGAAGCACGAGCGTGGAGGccgtcggcgaggcgcaggcccgcgagcgcctctcgaagaagaaagaaggcaaGGCGGAGAAACCCGTTCCACGCGACGTCTTGGCCACaaaggccggcgcgcgagagttcgcggcgccgtcgttcATGGCGATTCCCTTCCCTCACGAggttccgccgcctcctttccTCCGCATGTAG